One window from the genome of Kaistella carnis encodes:
- the ilvN gene encoding acetolactate synthase small subunit yields MEKTYTVSVFTENSIGMMNRITIIFTRRHLNIDSITASESEVKGVFRYTIVLRTTKEQVEKVIGQLEKVIDVLKAFVHEDAQIVHQEIALYKIKTDALTNGDVEKVIRQHHARILTVDREFIVIEKTGHVEETQLLFEKLQPFGVLEFARSGRVAVTKPMKNLSIYLDELAK; encoded by the coding sequence ATGGAAAAAACATATACCGTATCGGTCTTTACCGAAAACAGCATCGGCATGATGAACCGAATCACCATCATCTTCACGCGCCGACATTTGAATATCGACAGCATCACCGCTTCAGAATCAGAAGTTAAAGGCGTTTTCCGCTACACGATTGTTTTAAGAACAACCAAAGAGCAGGTTGAAAAAGTCATCGGGCAACTGGAAAAAGTCATCGATGTTTTGAAAGCCTTTGTTCACGAGGATGCGCAGATTGTCCACCAGGAAATCGCATTGTACAAAATTAAAACCGACGCCTTAACCAATGGCGATGTGGAAAAAGTCATCCGCCAACATCATGCGAGAATTCTGACGGTAGATCGGGAATTCATCGTCATCGAAAAAACCGGGCATGTGGAAGAAACGCAGTTGCTTTTCGAAAAGCTACAGCCGTTCGGAGTACTGGAATTTGCCCGTTCGGGAAGAGTCGCGGTGACGAAACCCATGAAAAACCTCAGCATTTATTTAGACGAACTGGCAAAATAA
- the ilvB gene encoding biosynthetic-type acetolactate synthase large subunit — MNSTKTTGAHAVMKSLVAEKVNTIFGYPGGAIMPIYDALYDYEDMVTHILVRHEQGAIHAAQGYARTSGKTGVVFATSGPGATNLITGLADAMIDSTPLVCITGQVASHLLGTDAFQETDVMGISMPITKWNCQVTKAEEIPAAIAKAFYIAGSGRPGPVLIDITKDAQFGETVFKYEKCASIRSYRPKPKLDHTKVQEAADLINQAKKPYLLIGQGIMLSNAEKELLEFVEKSGIPTASTLLGLGAFPNHHPLYAGYLGMHGDYAPNIKTNECDVLIAVGMRFDDRVTGDVSRYAKQAKVIHIDIDAAELNKIIKADVPVHADAKEALKLLTELVQERKHDAWMQEFMEAKKVEVQTLQESASELHSEELKMDEVVRMLSDLTKGEAVVVTDVGQHQMMAARYYQYNKTKSNVTSGGLGTMGFALPAAIGAKFGAPEKPVVAIIGDGGFQMTLQELGTILQSKVDVKIIILNNRFLGMVRQWQQMFFKKRYSFTNMISPDFIALAKSYSIEGEKVEARTDLKKALQTMLNHQGAYLLEVMVAKEENVFPMVATGASVSEIRLK, encoded by the coding sequence ATGAACTCTACAAAAACAACAGGCGCCCACGCGGTGATGAAATCCTTAGTGGCCGAAAAAGTCAATACCATCTTCGGTTATCCGGGTGGTGCCATCATGCCGATCTATGATGCTTTGTACGATTACGAAGACATGGTCACCCACATTCTGGTCCGTCATGAACAAGGTGCGATCCACGCTGCTCAGGGTTACGCCAGAACTTCCGGAAAGACAGGCGTGGTCTTCGCTACTTCCGGTCCCGGAGCAACCAATTTAATTACCGGTTTGGCGGATGCGATGATCGATTCTACTCCTTTGGTGTGCATCACAGGGCAGGTCGCTTCTCATCTTTTGGGAACCGACGCTTTTCAGGAAACCGATGTCATGGGAATCTCCATGCCGATCACGAAATGGAATTGCCAGGTAACCAAAGCAGAAGAAATTCCGGCAGCCATTGCAAAAGCATTTTATATTGCCGGTTCAGGCCGCCCAGGTCCGGTTCTGATCGATATTACGAAAGATGCTCAGTTTGGTGAAACTGTTTTTAAGTATGAAAAATGTGCTTCGATCCGAAGTTACCGCCCGAAACCGAAACTGGATCATACCAAGGTTCAAGAAGCAGCAGATTTAATCAATCAGGCCAAAAAACCCTATTTACTGATCGGTCAGGGAATTATGTTATCCAATGCAGAGAAAGAATTGCTGGAGTTTGTAGAAAAATCCGGGATTCCAACCGCTTCAACGCTCTTGGGTTTAGGCGCTTTTCCGAATCACCATCCACTGTATGCAGGATATTTAGGTATGCACGGCGATTATGCGCCCAACATTAAAACCAATGAATGCGATGTATTGATCGCGGTCGGAATGCGTTTCGACGACCGCGTTACGGGTGATGTTTCGAGATATGCAAAACAGGCAAAAGTCATTCACATCGATATCGATGCGGCGGAATTGAATAAGATCATAAAGGCCGATGTTCCCGTTCATGCCGATGCCAAAGAAGCCTTGAAATTATTGACTGAATTGGTTCAGGAAAGAAAACACGACGCCTGGATGCAGGAATTTATGGAGGCTAAAAAAGTGGAAGTCCAAACCCTTCAGGAAAGTGCGTCGGAACTGCATTCCGAGGAATTAAAGATGGATGAAGTCGTGCGAATGCTTTCAGACCTGACGAAGGGTGAAGCAGTGGTCGTAACAGACGTGGGCCAACATCAGATGATGGCAGCACGCTATTATCAATACAACAAAACCAAAAGCAATGTGACGTCCGGTGGTTTAGGAACCATGGGCTTTGCACTTCCGGCGGCAATCGGAGCAAAATTTGGTGCGCCGGAAAAACCTGTGGTTGCCATTATCGGCGACGGCGGTTTTCAGATGACCTTACAGGAATTGGGAACAATCCTTCAAAGTAAAGTCGATGTGAAGATCATCATTCTAAACAACCGATTTCTGGGCATGGTAAGACAGTGGCAACAAATGTTTTTCAAGAAACGCTACTCTTTCACCAATATGATCAGCCCGGATTTTATTGCCCTGGCAAAATCCTACAGCATTGAGGGAGAGAAAGTAGAAGCCCGAACCGATTTAAAAAAGGCTCTTCAAACGATGCTGAATCATCAAGGCGCTTATTTATTGGAAGTCATGGTTGCAAAAGAGGAAAATGTTTTCCCAATGGTCGCAACGGGTGCTTCAGTGTCAGAAATACGTTTAAAATAA
- the ilvC gene encoding ketol-acid reductoisomerase — MATINFGGVMENVVTREEYPVNKAQEVLKNETVAVIGYGVQGPGQALNLRDNGVKVIVGQRKGTSSWKKALADGWEEGKTLFEVEKACDKATIVMNLLSDAGQIQAWEGIKKHLTKGKALYFSHGFGVTFHEKTGIVPPSDVDVVLVAPKGSGTSLRSLFLNGQGLNSSYAVFQDATGKAHERALALGIAIGSGYLFETTFQKEVYSDLTGERGVLMGAIAGIFEAQFNVLRQRGHSPSEAFNETVEELTQSLMPLVAQNGMDWMFANCSTTAQRGALDWKGRFREATEPVLNELYDSVISGREAEIVIEANSKEDYRLKLEEELSLMHNSELWQTGLEVRKLRPTAS, encoded by the coding sequence ATGGCAACAATCAATTTCGGAGGAGTAATGGAAAACGTAGTAACGCGCGAAGAATATCCTGTAAATAAAGCACAGGAGGTTTTAAAAAATGAAACCGTCGCCGTCATCGGATATGGTGTTCAAGGTCCGGGACAGGCCCTGAATTTAAGAGACAATGGCGTAAAAGTAATTGTCGGACAAAGAAAGGGAACCAGCAGTTGGAAAAAAGCCTTAGCTGACGGCTGGGAAGAAGGAAAAACCCTTTTTGAGGTGGAAAAAGCCTGCGACAAAGCTACCATCGTTATGAATTTACTTTCAGATGCCGGTCAAATCCAAGCTTGGGAAGGCATAAAAAAACATTTAACCAAAGGAAAAGCACTCTATTTTTCCCACGGATTTGGTGTGACTTTTCATGAAAAAACAGGAATTGTTCCGCCCTCAGATGTCGATGTCGTGTTGGTGGCTCCAAAAGGTTCCGGAACTTCACTTCGAAGTTTATTCCTGAATGGACAGGGGCTGAATTCCAGTTATGCTGTCTTTCAGGATGCGACCGGAAAAGCACATGAACGCGCTTTGGCTTTAGGAATCGCCATCGGTTCGGGGTACCTGTTTGAAACCACTTTTCAGAAAGAAGTGTACAGCGATCTCACCGGAGAACGGGGTGTTTTAATGGGCGCGATCGCAGGAATTTTTGAGGCACAGTTCAATGTTCTCCGTCAGCGCGGTCATTCGCCCAGTGAAGCTTTTAACGAAACCGTAGAAGAGCTCACCCAAAGTTTAATGCCGCTCGTTGCACAAAACGGAATGGATTGGATGTTTGCAAATTGCTCTACCACTGCTCAACGCGGTGCTCTGGATTGGAAAGGAAGATTCCGCGAGGCTACAGAACCTGTTTTGAATGAATTATACGACAGTGTAATTTCAGGCAGAGAGGCTGAAATCGTGATTGAAGCCAACAGTAAAGAGGATTACCGTTTGAAACTGGAAGAAGAATTAAGCCTCATGCACAACAGTGAACTGTGGCAAACTGGCTTGGAAGTCAGAAAATTAAGACCCACTGCATCATGA
- the ilvA gene encoding threonine ammonia-lyase IlvA gives MNLLKKVYEARNRIKGVAVHTPLMKNDNLSEEFSAQVYLKREDLQPVRSYKLRGAYNKIVSLSEEEKAKGVVCASAGNHAQGVAYACRKLNIKATIFMPVTTPPQKTKQVKLFGKDKVEVVMKGDTFDDSFQEARRFCAEIGALFIHPFDDEKVIAGQGTIGLEILEDHPEPIDYLLVPIGGGGLAAGLITVFKELSPHTKIIGVEPAGAASMKTSIENRINTTLDQLDRFVDGAAVGRVGQQTFEICKDRLNDIILVPEGKVCTTILRLYNEEAIVVEPAGALTISALDLYKEKLKGKNVVCIVSGGNNDISRTEEIKERSLLYEGLKHYYLVQFPQRPGALKEFVNDILGEDDDITYFQFSKKNNRESGPAVVGLELRNQNDFKKIEERLRQRKFEYQYLNENGNLFTSLIS, from the coding sequence ATGAATTTATTAAAAAAAGTATATGAAGCGCGCAACCGCATTAAAGGGGTTGCTGTTCATACGCCACTAATGAAAAATGATAACCTGAGCGAAGAATTTTCTGCTCAGGTTTATCTGAAAAGAGAAGATTTACAACCCGTTCGCTCCTACAAATTACGGGGTGCATATAATAAAATCGTCTCCCTTTCAGAGGAAGAAAAAGCAAAGGGCGTCGTATGTGCGAGTGCCGGAAATCACGCACAAGGGGTGGCGTATGCGTGCAGAAAACTCAATATTAAAGCCACGATCTTTATGCCTGTGACTACGCCACCCCAAAAAACAAAACAGGTAAAACTTTTTGGAAAAGATAAGGTGGAGGTGGTTATGAAAGGCGACACTTTTGATGACTCTTTTCAGGAAGCCCGCCGTTTCTGTGCTGAAATTGGCGCCTTGTTTATCCATCCCTTTGATGATGAAAAAGTGATTGCAGGACAGGGAACCATCGGTCTGGAAATTTTGGAAGACCATCCTGAACCTATCGATTATCTGTTGGTTCCGATTGGTGGCGGCGGTTTGGCAGCCGGATTAATTACCGTTTTTAAAGAATTGAGTCCGCACACGAAAATCATTGGCGTTGAACCCGCAGGCGCAGCTTCAATGAAAACCTCCATTGAAAATAGAATCAATACTACTTTAGACCAACTGGATAGATTTGTAGATGGTGCTGCAGTGGGAAGAGTTGGACAACAAACTTTTGAAATCTGTAAAGATCGTTTAAACGATATTATTTTGGTTCCGGAAGGCAAGGTCTGCACCACCATTTTGCGCTTATACAATGAAGAAGCCATCGTTGTAGAACCTGCGGGAGCTTTGACCATTTCTGCTCTGGATCTTTATAAGGAAAAACTCAAAGGAAAAAATGTGGTGTGCATCGTGAGCGGCGGCAATAATGACATTTCCAGAACGGAAGAAATCAAGGAAAGATCCTTATTATATGAAGGTTTGAAACATTATTATCTCGTTCAATTTCCGCAAAGACCAGGCGCTTTGAAGGAATTCGTGAATGATATTTTGGGTGAAGATGATGATATTACTTACTTCCAATTTTCGAAAAAGAATAACAGAGAGAGCGGACCAGCGGTTGTAGGTCTGGAATTGAGAAACCAAAATGATTTTAAAAAAATTGAAGAACGATTAAGACAACGAAAATTTGAGTATCAATATTTGAATGAGAACGGGAATTTGTTTACGAGTTTAATTTCTTAG
- a CDS encoding TonB-dependent receptor domain-containing protein has protein sequence MTSKFEISSIIKRKTLGLTLVLSAASFAFAQQKTQISGEVTGPQNVKIPYASVNFINTTNKTASDAVLTGESGKYTVSLMPGSYTVSIEAIDFKKYTEKLIVTGSPSVKNFSIVSENTSLGKTQNIEGVTITAQNTKPYRVELDKKIYDPATDLISKGGNLQDVLSNVPSISVDTDGTVSMRGNTNIKFLINGKPSAMLGIDEGADALKSIPADQIERIEVITNPSSKFEASGTAGILNIILKKSKKLGFNGSVTGTVGYLPQTSLNTNLSWKRGAWSYFINGGGSYSRSKFVNNQEYQSLLLPENMKDRSTFYSKQDNDGKGESNSYNVNTGFVVDLTEKSALNASVMFRNFKFDSNDTGNYFETFVSKTAAGSSLYDQTTNRLSDGFRKSNSFQADLGFDQKIGDKGQLLTLAGSFQNSKSDNDSKADEQSFTTTGLNSRLQNDVFSTSESTTYLGKADYELPLGELSKFEAGLRFDYTKNDYDYAVNESRNNSAFLPLADFTSKTLYSEKIGAAYGQFKSKLGNLGYQLGLRVENTNIDIDFRSAREGKQVQKQKEYTGFFPSAFLSYEVTKGSQFLLNYSRRIQRPRSFFLVPFNSYNTRSLFEGNPDLNPTYENSIEFGYSLSKSKLTLNPTLYFKKSEDQINFYQRRSTNSTGGTVVLTTPVNAGSNENYGLDLNGSYDAFKWLRIMGSVDLYGYRNKGQYFETDFDGEGFSSRIRLTTTFKPDKNSSIQLQGSYRGAENTVVNNRNAMYVLNAGASRTVLKGDGTLTFNIQDVLNSRAREFTYNGPDYTQYSFMQFAPQQFTLSLTYRFKQGDKVDQPKRKKDVNSNFRGDEEGPM, from the coding sequence ATGACTTCAAAATTTGAAATCAGTTCAATTATCAAAAGGAAAACACTTGGGCTCACCCTCGTATTAAGTGCCGCCAGTTTTGCCTTTGCACAACAGAAAACGCAAATCTCGGGAGAAGTGACCGGACCGCAAAATGTAAAAATCCCTTACGCTTCTGTCAATTTCATCAATACTACGAATAAGACAGCTAGCGATGCGGTTTTGACAGGGGAGAGCGGAAAATATACCGTAAGTCTGATGCCCGGAAGTTATACCGTTTCCATCGAAGCCATTGACTTTAAAAAATACACCGAAAAGTTGATTGTTACCGGCAGTCCTTCGGTAAAAAATTTCAGTATTGTATCCGAAAATACCAGCCTTGGTAAAACCCAGAATATCGAAGGAGTAACCATTACGGCTCAAAATACAAAACCTTATCGTGTAGAGCTGGATAAAAAAATATATGATCCTGCAACTGATTTGATCAGCAAAGGTGGAAATCTTCAGGATGTATTGAGCAATGTGCCTTCGATTTCCGTGGATACCGACGGAACCGTTTCCATGCGCGGAAATACGAATATTAAATTTCTGATCAACGGAAAACCTTCTGCCATGTTGGGTATTGATGAAGGCGCCGATGCGCTGAAAAGTATTCCTGCAGACCAGATCGAGCGAATTGAAGTCATCACCAATCCATCCTCCAAATTTGAAGCCTCCGGAACGGCCGGAATTTTAAATATTATCCTGAAAAAATCCAAGAAACTGGGTTTTAATGGAAGCGTGACCGGCACCGTTGGTTATTTGCCGCAAACCAGTTTAAATACCAATTTAAGTTGGAAACGAGGCGCCTGGTCTTATTTCATCAATGGTGGCGGCAGTTACAGCCGCAGTAAGTTTGTCAATAACCAGGAATATCAATCACTTCTGCTGCCCGAAAATATGAAAGACCGTTCCACCTTCTACTCCAAACAGGACAATGACGGCAAAGGGGAAAGTAATTCTTATAATGTGAATACCGGATTTGTGGTTGATCTAACGGAGAAATCGGCCTTGAATGCCTCGGTGATGTTCCGTAATTTCAAATTTGATTCTAATGATACCGGAAATTATTTTGAAACGTTTGTGTCGAAAACAGCTGCGGGATCTTCACTTTATGACCAGACAACTAATCGGTTAAGTGATGGCTTTCGGAAGAGTAATTCTTTTCAGGCAGATTTGGGTTTTGACCAGAAAATCGGTGACAAAGGCCAGTTGCTGACTTTAGCCGGAAGTTTTCAGAACAGTAAAAGCGACAATGATTCCAAAGCAGATGAGCAGAGTTTTACCACAACCGGATTAAATTCACGCCTGCAAAACGACGTCTTCAGCACGTCAGAAAGTACGACCTATTTAGGAAAGGCCGATTATGAATTGCCACTTGGTGAACTTTCAAAATTTGAAGCAGGTTTGAGGTTTGATTACACCAAGAACGACTATGATTATGCCGTGAATGAAAGCAGAAATAACAGTGCATTTTTGCCTCTTGCAGATTTTACGAGCAAGACTTTATACTCCGAAAAAATCGGTGCAGCTTATGGTCAGTTCAAAAGTAAATTAGGAAATTTAGGTTACCAGCTCGGCCTGCGCGTTGAAAATACCAACATCGATATTGATTTTCGCTCGGCAAGAGAGGGCAAGCAGGTGCAGAAGCAAAAGGAATATACCGGCTTTTTTCCAAGTGCTTTTTTAAGTTATGAAGTAACTAAAGGCAGCCAGTTTCTCCTGAATTATTCCAGGCGGATTCAGCGCCCGCGTTCTTTCTTTTTGGTACCTTTCAATTCCTATAATACGCGGAGCTTATTTGAAGGAAATCCGGATTTAAATCCAACCTATGAAAACTCTATTGAATTCGGATACAGTTTATCCAAAAGCAAACTCACTTTAAATCCAACACTTTACTTTAAAAAATCAGAAGATCAAATCAATTTTTATCAAAGAAGAAGTACCAATTCAACGGGCGGAACAGTAGTTTTGACCACGCCTGTAAATGCAGGATCCAATGAAAATTATGGTCTGGATTTGAACGGAAGTTATGACGCTTTTAAATGGTTGCGTATCATGGGAAGTGTAGATTTATATGGATACAGAAACAAAGGCCAATATTTTGAAACCGACTTCGATGGTGAAGGATTTTCCAGCCGAATAAGACTGACAACCACTTTCAAGCCTGATAAAAACAGTTCCATCCAACTGCAGGGATCTTATCGTGGTGCTGAAAATACCGTTGTCAATAACAGAAACGCAATGTATGTTTTGAATGCGGGCGCCTCACGAACTGTTTTAAAAGGCGACGGAACTTTAACCTTCAACATTCAGGATGTTTTGAATTCCCGAGCCAGAGAATTTACTTATAATGGCCCGGATTATACGCAATACTCCTTCATGCAGTTTGCCCCACAACAATTTACTTTATCGCTTACTTATCGCTTTAAACAGGGGGATAAAGTGGATCAGCCAAAACGGAAAAAAGATGTGAACAGCAACTTTAGAGGTGATGAGGAGGGTCCGATGTAA
- the ilvD gene encoding dihydroxy-acid dehydratase, whose product MTTLNKYSKTITQDETQPAAQAMLYGIGLTEDDLKKAQVGIVSTGYEGNTCNMHLNDLARSVKFGVTAENLVGLIFNTIGVSDGISNGTDGMRFSLVSRDVIADSIETVVGAQWYDAVLAVVGCDKNMPGSIMAMGRLNRPAIMIYGGSIHSGKWKGQSLNIVSAFEALGKKFNNTISPEDFKGVIKNACPGAGACGGMYTANTMASAIEALGMSLPFSSSNPALSPEKKQECLDAGKAIKVLLEKDIKPKDIMTKAAFVNAMTMVVVLGGSTNAVMHLIAMAHAVDIELTLEDFQRISDKVPVLADLKPSGKYLMEDLHAVGGVPAVMKYLLEKGLLYGDCLTVTGKTVSENLAEVPTLTPEQDVFLPLESPLKQTGHIQILYGNLASEGSVAKISGNEGEYFEGPATVYDDEYAVIDGVKNGEVKAGDVVVIRYCGPKGGPGMPEMLKPTSAIMGAGLGKDVALITDGRFSGGTHGFVVGHITPEAYEGGTIALVENGDTITIDTKNNTIQLKVSDEELTQRKSEWKQPPLKATKGVLYKYAKCVSSASKGCVTDL is encoded by the coding sequence ATGACCACTTTAAACAAATACAGCAAAACCATCACCCAGGACGAAACGCAACCTGCCGCTCAAGCCATGCTCTACGGAATCGGCTTGACGGAAGACGATCTAAAAAAAGCCCAGGTCGGCATTGTGAGTACCGGTTACGAAGGAAACACCTGCAATATGCACCTCAACGATCTGGCAAGATCTGTAAAATTCGGAGTGACCGCCGAGAATTTGGTAGGACTCATCTTCAATACCATTGGCGTAAGTGACGGAATTTCCAACGGAACTGATGGAATGCGTTTCTCTCTGGTTTCCCGCGATGTGATTGCCGATTCTATCGAAACCGTCGTAGGTGCACAATGGTACGACGCTGTTTTAGCCGTGGTAGGTTGCGATAAGAATATGCCGGGATCAATTATGGCGATGGGTAGATTAAACCGTCCGGCGATTATGATCTACGGTGGAAGTATTCACTCCGGAAAATGGAAAGGACAATCTTTAAATATCGTCTCTGCTTTTGAAGCGTTAGGCAAAAAATTCAACAATACCATTTCACCCGAGGATTTTAAAGGCGTCATCAAAAATGCCTGTCCCGGCGCTGGAGCGTGTGGTGGAATGTACACGGCAAACACGATGGCTTCTGCCATTGAAGCGTTGGGAATGAGTTTGCCTTTCAGTTCTTCTAATCCTGCTTTAAGTCCGGAAAAAAAACAGGAATGTCTGGATGCCGGAAAAGCGATTAAGGTTCTACTCGAAAAAGACATCAAGCCAAAAGACATCATGACCAAAGCAGCCTTTGTAAATGCGATGACGATGGTCGTGGTTTTGGGGGGTTCCACCAACGCTGTAATGCATCTGATTGCGATGGCGCATGCGGTAGATATTGAATTAACTCTCGAAGATTTTCAGAGAATTAGCGATAAAGTTCCCGTTTTAGCGGATCTAAAACCGAGCGGAAAATATTTAATGGAAGATCTGCACGCAGTTGGCGGCGTTCCGGCAGTTATGAAATATCTTTTGGAAAAAGGACTTTTATACGGCGACTGTCTCACCGTTACGGGGAAAACCGTTTCTGAAAACCTCGCTGAGGTTCCAACTTTAACTCCGGAACAGGATGTATTTCTTCCTTTAGAATCTCCTTTAAAGCAAACAGGACACATACAGATTCTTTACGGAAACCTTGCCTCAGAAGGCAGCGTAGCGAAAATTAGCGGTAACGAAGGGGAATATTTTGAAGGTCCAGCCACAGTATATGACGATGAGTATGCAGTAATCGACGGCGTAAAAAACGGCGAAGTAAAAGCGGGAGATGTGGTGGTCATCCGGTATTGTGGCCCAAAAGGCGGTCCGGGAATGCCGGAAATGCTTAAACCAACTTCCGCCATTATGGGCGCCGGTCTTGGAAAAGACGTTGCCCTCATCACCGACGGAAGATTTTCCGGAGGCACACACGGTTTTGTCGTCGGACATATCACCCCGGAAGCCTACGAAGGAGGAACCATTGCGCTCGTAGAAAACGGCGATACCATTACCATCGACACCAAAAACAATACAATCCAACTGAAAGTAAGCGACGAGGAGCTGACCCAAAGAAAATCTGAATGGAAACAGCCTCCACTCAAAGCGACCAAGGGCGTTTTATATAAATACGCGAAATGTGTTTCAAGCGCTTCGAAAGGTTGCGTCACCGATCTATAA
- a CDS encoding branched-chain amino acid transaminase produces MYYDHKTLLYLDGKFVKASDASTDLYSQTLHYGYGVFEGIRAYKTENGTSIFKAKEHYERLKNSAELINIPFNYNVDELVQVTYDLLEKNNLSDAYVRPLVFCDPNMSLTQPNNVSLMICAWEWGAYLGDQQLRLSVASYCRPHPRSVKIEAKVCGHYVNSILATTEAKRNGFDEALVLDSDGYLAEGPGANFFFEKDGVLYTPQLGNILPGITRATVLELGEKLGLEIKQGLFRPEELKTADSAFYCGTAAEVIGIESVDETKFPLKWSNSLGKKLQDEYSKLVRTSELKLSTVN; encoded by the coding sequence ATGTATTACGACCACAAAACCCTTCTCTATCTGGACGGAAAATTTGTTAAAGCCAGCGATGCTTCAACTGATTTGTACAGCCAAACTTTGCACTATGGTTATGGCGTTTTTGAAGGAATCCGCGCCTACAAAACTGAAAACGGGACTTCTATTTTTAAAGCGAAAGAACATTACGAAAGGTTAAAAAACTCCGCAGAACTCATCAATATTCCCTTTAATTATAATGTTGATGAATTAGTTCAGGTGACCTACGACCTTTTAGAGAAAAACAACCTGTCTGACGCATACGTTCGTCCGTTGGTTTTCTGTGATCCGAATATGAGTTTGACGCAACCCAATAACGTATCATTAATGATCTGCGCTTGGGAATGGGGTGCTTATTTAGGCGATCAACAATTGCGTTTATCGGTTGCCTCTTACTGCCGACCTCACCCACGTTCTGTAAAAATTGAGGCAAAAGTTTGCGGCCATTATGTGAATTCTATTCTGGCAACAACTGAAGCGAAAAGGAATGGATTTGATGAAGCCCTGGTTTTAGACAGTGACGGATATCTCGCCGAAGGTCCGGGAGCGAATTTCTTTTTCGAAAAAGACGGCGTCTTGTATACGCCGCAGTTGGGAAATATTCTTCCCGGAATTACACGCGCCACCGTACTGGAATTAGGGGAAAAGTTAGGACTTGAAATAAAACAGGGACTTTTTAGACCTGAAGAATTAAAAACTGCCGACAGTGCTTTCTATTGCGGTACCGCCGCCGAAGTCATCGGAATTGAATCCGTAGATGAAACAAAATTTCCTCTAAAATGGAGCAATTCCCTCGGAAAAAAATTACAGGACGAATATTCAAAACTCGTCAGAACCTCAGAATTAAAATTAAGCACCGTAAACTAA